From a single Mycosarcoma maydis chromosome 14, whole genome shotgun sequence genomic region:
- a CDS encoding uncharacterized protein (related to TIF4631 - mRNA cap-binding protein (eIF4F), 150K subunit) encodes MSSEFIPAGISNNVAAAGSNGDASPRRQSAVSLPKGAANARPAAAINFGSVHDQNAMLSSSPAAQPSSGQHLHGEKPTVFGSVAAHDPQSKKTTIGFAGAKSDSAPLAANTTPAKTMDFQKLFQGSTSNSNSGSGSGLSAPSQPTASNPAASLAPSSAAPAAPAAPAAPSTPQSSAPSHNHAGARHASANLRPPSGTPHHPGARPFEPQRSPSAHQPSPSRIASQGPPHQPFHAHPQPGSQQPRSPHMANAVPMQPMQPIGGPWQHQQPMGYAPPQYGYHPGYGYQPVPQHWQQQPQPQPQPGYDLGTPRSPRHANVGSSPMGPNGLPGTPNMPPSTPLSARGANVPPSPSTAHSNVASPAHQPLSLAQTGRPPSFNPAATYVHHSPSHSYSNPMSPAARQFEPQQKRQSAAIRIVNPETQAAVDLQSIQRTPSSSQKSTPAPAPASATSSPSVSKASPAILTPAKSNPVRMETQEAFLARIKADAEKKKAEHDGTAKDADAEKKLADDKAKADAEAKKKADDEAAAAKEATAKKDAEEKATAERKAAEEAQAKAKAEQQQREEKLKEQAEAKAKVEAEAQKAEQANKAQEEAEAKAKADAAAATAAEAQSSAEEAKPKPTPIDTEKASQHQDGDNKDAAGMRSSVADVERMAREASSVPPSSLDAPKTPGLPPTPRTPGTPGFAGLPAKPLSTLGTPANGIKLDSEALEKKKKVSTIESTGAAASQHAPKAESSSSGASSSLTSAKFIDNFSKVSYPTNINSPKSELNESAEPGKFRYDRDFLLQFMNVYTEKPIDLPPLASIGMESGGMGASSRLNRRASAMGPPAAPGRAQGLGISSSSSFGGKGGIGSFSHPPKTSEERFAAASGPRGGAMGAFGPMGSFNAGARSQPLSRTGSGSTALPSRDMMGTGIPNGGRTKSNRGRQRDPNSSRGPQVNPPEKGGPTIPLDQVVPLANSENRWSRGASVKADSPEMVQRKVKALLNKLTLEKFDSISNQILEWANKSVSEQDGRTLRQVIQLIFEKATDEAAWSEMYARLCRKLMDEVSPDVKDENLVTSDGEPVVGGLLFRKYLVNRCQEDFERGWAQRDTAVAAAKSKEAEDKAKKDINEKAEAEAKAAEERGEKPSAEPKEAELLSDEYYEAQKAKRRGLGLVRFIGELFKLSMLTERIMHVCIKKLLANATDPEEEEIESLCKLMTTVGKLLDTEKARGHMDVYFQRMKEMSTNEAAINSRMRFMLIDVIELRESRWIPRHDNSAPKTIAQIHAEAAKQKQQQDAENAMRARGGPISRGSSKRGQARGDGPDGWSTVGGVAPPPRPSKAGDLSHFGKIERGSSGRPLSFGPSTMLGKKNQGKGSEDGSQPPTRTSSQTNMFSLLNQAGEGDAAPSEEPQRPRLNLAPRTKPLPGADKDGEGEAEAGQESSKSTEMSDEEAKNKINNDIKEFMHVKDVNEALEAFKALPSSRQSQFVETIIGSTIEKKKDDVANVAALFAKLSEEGYLDEDTAFKGFEPHMEFLDDAAIDVPAIYSFVADLLVGAKLSQEKIEELAGKIEGDGVKTPKDKLLEKVAAARG; translated from the coding sequence ATGTCGAGTGAATTCATCCCAGCGGGCATCTCCAACAACGTCGCCGCCGCTGGCTCCAACGGTGATGCTAGCCCTCGTCGTCAGTCTGCAGTGAGCCTTCCCAAGGGTGCCGCAAACGCTCGTCCCGCCGCTGCTATCAACTTTGGCTCCGTGCACGACCAGAACGCTATGCTCTCCTCCTCGCCTGCTGCACAGCCCAGTTCTGGTCAACATCTTCACGGCGAAAAACCCACCGTCTTTGGCTCGGTCGCCGCACACGACCCGCAGTCCAAGAAGACCACCATCGGATTCGCAGGCGCAAAGTCGGACTCGGCTCCCCTCgccgccaacaccacccCTGCCAAGACCATGGACTTTCAAAAGCTTTTTCAGGGCTCGACCTCAAACTCGAACTCGGGCTCGGGGTCAGGCTTGTCCGCCCCCTCCCAGCCTACCGCCTCCAACCCAGCCGCTTCGCTCGCACCATCCAGCGCTGCTCCCGCTGCTCCCGCTGCTCCCGCTGCTCCTTCCACTCCACAGTCCAGTGCGCCTTCGCACAACCATGCTGGCGCTCGACATGCCTCGGCCAACTTGAGGCCGCCCTCCGGCACCCCTCACCACCCTGGCGCTAGACCCTTTGAGCCCCAacgctcgccatcggcgCACCAGCCTTCGCCCTCCCGCATCGCTTCCCAGGGTCCTCCTCATCAGCCCTTCCATGCTCATCCGCAACCCGGCTCGCAGCAGCCCCGTTCTCCTCATATGGCCAACGCTGTGCCCATGCAGCCCATGCAGCCCATCGGAGGTCCAtggcagcaccaacagccCATGGGCTATGCGCCACCCCAGTACGGCTACCATCCCGGCTACGGCTACCAGCCCGTTCCACAGcactggcagcagcagccacaaccgcagccgcagcctGGCTACGATCTGGGCACGCCCCGCTCGCCTCGTCACGCCAACGTCGGCTCCTCGCCCATGGGCCCCAACGGTCTTCCTGGCACTCCCAACATGCCTCCCTCCACGCCACTCTCGGCTCGAGGCGCCAATGTGCCCCCTTCTCCCTCCACCGCCCATAGCAATGTTGCTTCGCCCGCCCATCAGCCCCTCTCACTCGCCCAGACTGGTCGTCCGCCAAGCTTCAACCCCGCCGCCACCTACGTTCACCACTCGCCCTCGCACTCGTACAGCAACCCTATGAGTCCCGCAGCGCGTCAGTTTGAGCCCCAGCAGAAGAGGCAGAGCGCCGCGATTCGTATCGTCAACCCCGAGACCCAGGCGGCCGTAGATCTTCAGAGCATCCAGAGGACCCCTTCCAGCTCGCAAAAGTCGACGCCCGCTCCAGCTCCCGCCTCGGCCACCAGCTCGCCCAGCGTTTCCAAAGCTTCCCCCGCCATTCTCACGCCCGCCAAGAGCAACCCTGTTCGCATGGAGACCCAAGAAGCTTTCCTCGCCCGTATCAAGGCCGACGCcgaaaagaaaaaggccGAGCACGACGGCACTGCcaaggatgccgatgccgaaaAGAAGCTGGCGGAtgacaaggccaaggccgatgctgaagcaaagaagaaggcagatgacgaggcagcggctgccaaggaggccaccgccaagaaggacgcCGAAGAAAAGGCTACGGCCGAGCGCAAAGCTGCCGAAGAGGCGCAAGCCAAGGCCAaagccgagcagcaacagcgcgaagagaagctcaaggagcaagccgaggccaaagccaaggtAGAAGCTGAGGCTCAAAAGGCTGAACAAGCAAACAAGGCCCAGGAGGAGGCCgaggccaaggccaaggcagatgctgctgctgccactgctgctgaagccCAGTCCTCTGCCGAAGAGgccaagcccaagccgACTCCCATCGATACCGAAAAGGCTTCGCAGCACCAGGACGGCGACAACAAGGACGCTGCAGGCATGCGTAGCTCTGtcgccgacgtcgagcgcATGGCTCGCGAGGCTTCCTCCGTGCCTCCCTCGAGCCTGGATGCCCCCAAGACGCCTGGTCTGCCACCGACGCCTCGCACACCCGGAACCCCTGGCTTTGCCGGTCTTCCAGCCAAGCCTTTGAGCACCCTCGGTACTCCTGCCAAcggcatcaagctcgacagcgaggctctcgagaagaagaaaaaggtCTCCACCATCGAGTCCACCGGCGCCGCTGCTTCGCAGCATGCTCCCAAGGCCGAGAGCTCTTCCTCCGGcgcctcctcttcgctgACATCTGCCAAGTTCATCGACAACTTCAGCAAGGTCAGCTACCCCACCAACATCAACTCGCCCAAATCCGAGCTCAACGAGTCGGCCGAGCCAGGCAAGTTCCGTTACGACCGAGACTTTTTGCTGCAGTTCATGAACGTCTACACCGAAAAGCCCATCGATCTACCACCACTGGCCTCGATCGGAATGGAGAGCGGCGGCATGGGCGCCAGCTCCCGTCTCAACCGACGTGCCTCGGCCATGGGCcctcctgctgctcctggACGAGCACAAGGCCTCGGCATCAGCAGTTCCTCCAGCTTCGGCGGCAAGGGTGGCATCGGCTCGTTCAGCCACCCCCCCAAGACCAGCGAGGAGCGCTTCGCCGCTGCCTCTGGCCCACGTGGTGGTGCCATGGGTGCGTTTGGCCCCATGGGTTCGTTCAATGCTGGCGCTCGATCGCAACCGCTCTCGCGAActggcagtggcagcacCGCTCTGCCATCTCGTGACATGATGGGCACTGGTATCCCCAACGGTGGCCGCACAAAGAGCAATCGTGGCCGACAACGCGATCCCAACTCGAGTCGTGGCCCTCAGGTCAACCCTCCCGAGAAGGGCGGTCCTACCATTCCTCTCGACCAGGTCGTCCCGCTGGCCAACTCGGAGAACCGATGGAGCCGTGGTGCTTCGGTCAAGGCTGATTCGCCTGAAATGGTGCAGCGAAAGGTCAAGGCGTTGCTTAACAAGCTCACTCTCGAAAAGttcgactcgatctcgaaccAGATCCTCGAGTGGGCCAACAAGTCGGTCTCtgagcaagatggccgCACGTTGCGCCAGGTCATTCAGCTCATCTTCGAAAAGGCCACCGACGAGGCTGCCTGGTCCGAGATGTACGCCCGACTCTGCCGAAAGCTCATGGACGAGGTCAGTCCCGATGTCAAGGACGAGAACCTTGTTACTTCAGACGGCGAGCCCGTTGTCGGTGGTTTGCTCTTCCGAAAGTACCTGGTTAACCGTTGTCAGGAGGATTTCGAGCGTGGCTGGGCTCAGCGCGACACTGCCGTCGCCGCTGCAAAGTCCAAGGAGGCTGAggacaaggccaagaaggacaTCAACGAAAAGGCCGAGGCTGAGGCCAAGGCTGCCGAAGAACGTGGCGAGAAGCCATCCGCTGAGCCCAAAGAGGCCGAGCTCCTGTCGGACGAGTACTACGAGGCGCAAAAGGCCAAACGTCGAGGTCTCGGTCTTGTTCGTTTCATCGGTGAACTGTTCAAGCTGAGCATGTTGACGGAACGTATCATGCACGTCTgcatcaagaagctgctcgccaacgccacCGACCccgaagaggaggagatCGAATCTCTCTGCAAGCTCATGACCACCGTGGGtaagctgctcgacaccGAAAAGGCTCGTGGACACATGGATGTCTACTTCCAGCGCATGAAGGAGATGTCTACCAATGAGGCTGCCATCAACTCGCGCATGCGCTTCATGCTCATCGACGTGATCGAATTGCGCGAATCGAGGTGGATCCCACGCCACGATAACTCAGCGCCCAAGACCATCGCTCAGATCCACGCCGAGGCTgccaagcagaagcagcagcaggatgCTGAGAACGCGATGCGTGCACGTGGCGGTCCCATCTCACGCGGCAGCTCCAAGCGTGGTCAGGCTCGTGGCGACGGTCCCGATGGCTGGAGCACCGTGGGCGGTgtcgcaccaccaccgcgtCCCAGCAAAGCCGGCGATCTCTCTCACTttggcaagatcgagcgGGGCTCTTCGGGACGGCCGCTCTCGTTCGGCCCCTCGACCATGCTCGGCAAAAAGAACCAGGGCAAGGGATCCGAGGACGGCAGCCAGCCTCCTACGCGCACCAGCTCGCAGACCAACATGTTTTCGTTGCTCAACCAGGCCGGCGAAGGCGATGCTGCACCGAGCGAGGAGCCTCAGCGACCGAGGCTCAACCTTGCTCCGCGCACTAAGCCTTTGCCTGGCGCCGATAAGGACGGCGAgggcgaggccgaggccgGACAGGAGAGCTCCAAGTCGACCGAGAtgtcggacgaggaggccaagaacaagatcaacaacGATATTAAGGAATTCATGCATGTCAAGGATGTCAACGAAGCTCTCGAGGCATTCAAAGCTTTGCCATCATCACGACAATCGCAATTCGTCGAGACCATCATTGGCAGCACCAtcgagaagaaaaaggaCGACGTTGCCAACGTGGCTGCGCTCtttgccaagctcagcgAGGAGGGGTACCTGGACGAAGACACCGCGTTCAAGGGCTTTGAGCCTCACATGGAGTTcctcgacgatgcagccatCGATGTTCCTGCCATCTACTCGTTTGTTGCGGACCTTCTGGTCGGCGCCAAGCTGTCGCAGGAAAAGATCGAGGAGTTGGCTGGCAAGATTGAGGGAGACGGTGTCAAAACACCCAAGGACAAGCTCCTCGAAAaggttgctgctgcacgaggatga